The Desulfobacteraceae bacterium genome has a window encoding:
- a CDS encoding NADH-dependent flavin oxidoreductase: MPETDPFSSFVLKNFRLRNRLGVAPMTRMSSPGDSIPRRDVLDFLVRRAQNGAALVYTEAIVTDYESAQGYPGQARLTTQRQIDAWAPVVAAIREAGALSVMQMFHCGRMAWPAVNPAGRSIAPSALAPRQKNPLTGELYPVPDVMSPFDIGHVITGFVETARGAVAAGFDGIEIHGAHGYLISQFLSAYSNQRSDDYGGSVAKRYRFAREVIQAVRAVVPADRLLTFRISNWGVADSQVSLFESRAEYQEIIRRLGAEPLDAISVSTYDFQSKAFDTDRTMAQLTREATDLPIMICGRIFDRATVQAALADAEIVLSGKSFLLNPDWVADLRAGKKLPLYGAEDANVAYTREPLP, from the coding sequence ATGCCCGAGACCGATCCTTTCAGTTCCTTTGTGCTCAAAAATTTCCGTCTTCGCAATCGTCTGGGGGTGGCCCCCATGACCCGCATGTCCTCGCCCGGCGACAGCATTCCGCGCCGGGACGTCCTGGATTTCCTGGTGCGCCGGGCGCAAAACGGCGCCGCCCTGGTCTACACCGAGGCCATCGTCACCGATTATGAAAGCGCCCAGGGCTATCCCGGCCAGGCGCGCCTCACCACCCAGCGCCAGATCGACGCCTGGGCCCCGGTGGTGGCGGCCATCCGGGAGGCCGGGGCGCTGTCCGTGATGCAGATGTTCCACTGCGGCCGGATGGCCTGGCCGGCGGTCAACCCCGCCGGGCGGTCGATCGCCCCCAGTGCGCTGGCGCCACGGCAGAAAAACCCGCTGACCGGCGAGCTCTACCCGGTGCCCGACGTCATGAGCCCCTTTGACATCGGCCACGTCATCACCGGGTTTGTGGAAACCGCCCGCGGTGCCGTGGCCGCAGGCTTCGACGGCATCGAGATTCACGGCGCGCACGGCTACCTCATCAGCCAATTTCTCTCCGCTTACAGCAATCAGCGCAGCGACGACTATGGCGGCAGCGTGGCGAAGCGCTACCGCTTCGCCCGCGAGGTGATTCAGGCGGTGCGGGCGGTGGTCCCGGCCGATCGCTTGCTGACCTTTCGGATCTCCAACTGGGGTGTGGCCGACAGCCAGGTCTCGCTTTTCGAAAGCCGCGCCGAATACCAGGAGATCATCCGGCGGCTGGGGGCCGAGCCCCTGGACGCGATCTCGGTTTCGACCTACGACTTTCAGTCCAAGGCCTTTGACACCGATCGCACCATGGCCCAGCTGACCCGGGAGGCCACCGATCTGCCCATCATGATCTGCGGCCGGATTTTCGATCGCGCCACCGTGCAGGCGGCCCTGGCGGATGCCGAGATCGTGCTGAGCGGCAAGTCCTTCCTGCTCAATCCCGACTGGGTGGCCGACCTGCGGGCGGGCAAGAAACTCCCCCTTTACGGTGCCGAGGACGCCAACGTGGCCTACACCCGGGAGCCGCTGCCCTGA
- a CDS encoding NUDIX hydrolase: protein MPAATLVLLRDDPGGLRVLLLRRHRRLAFHGGAWVFPGGRIEPADWGRGKPDLLAAARRAAVRETREEAGLSLPPAACVPLSRWTTPRGLQRRFVTWFFAARVAPGAQVRIDRQEIVDSRWLSPAAALASRQAGHLTLPPPTFVTLWELSGWGDAETALAHLARRVAPRFRPRRCTLGKVPVLIFRGDAACSGGPLAGPGPRHRLVMSAEGWCYQSPAPPGAVPQCP from the coding sequence CTGCCTGCGGCGACGCTCGTCCTGCTGCGCGACGACCCCGGGGGGCTGCGCGTCCTGCTGCTGCGCCGCCACCGCCGGCTGGCGTTTCACGGGGGTGCCTGGGTGTTTCCCGGGGGACGGATCGAGCCGGCCGACTGGGGGCGGGGCAAGCCCGATCTCCTGGCCGCGGCGCGGCGCGCGGCGGTGCGCGAAACCCGCGAAGAGGCCGGCCTCAGCCTCCCACCGGCGGCCTGCGTGCCGCTTTCCCGCTGGACCACCCCGCGCGGGCTGCAGCGCCGCTTTGTGACCTGGTTTTTCGCCGCCCGGGTGGCGCCCGGGGCCCAGGTTCGCATCGACCGCCAGGAGATCGTCGACAGCCGTTGGCTGAGCCCGGCGGCCGCTCTGGCGTCCCGCCAGGCCGGCCATTTGACGCTGCCCCCGCCGACCTTTGTGACCCTCTGGGAGCTGTCCGGCTGGGGCGATGCCGAAACCGCCCTGGCCCATCTGGCGCGGCGAGTGGCGCCGCGTTTCAGGCCGCGGCGCTGCACCCTCGGGAAGGTCCCGGTCCTGATCTTCCGGGGGGACGCCGCCTGCAGCGGGGGGCCGCTGGCGGGACCCGGCCCCCGCCACCGGCTGGTGATGAGCGCCGAGGGCTGGTGCTACCAGTCGCCGGCGCCCCCCGGGGCGGTGCCGCAGTGCCCCTGA
- the proC gene encoding pyrroline-5-carboxylate reductase, protein MEDQTQVLEGKTIGFIGAGNMAEAIIKGLISRGVVTPQRLVASDVLAERRAYIADTYRVAVEEDNRLLVEKADVLVLAVKPQVTAPVLQFAGAGMGPNKLLVSIVAGVPVSAIAALVAAGTRIIRTIPNTPLMVMAGAVAIAEDSPALPADFALARRIFDACGRTVMIEEKLMDAATGLSGSGPAYVFLMIEALADGGVKAGLTREVALTLAAQTLLGAARMCLTSGRHPGQLKDMVTSPGGTTIAGIHALEAGGVRAALMNAVEAATRRSKELGKLS, encoded by the coding sequence GTGGAGGATCAGACCCAAGTGCTGGAGGGCAAAACCATCGGTTTTATCGGCGCCGGCAACATGGCCGAGGCGATTATCAAGGGACTCATCAGCCGCGGGGTGGTGACCCCGCAGCGGCTGGTGGCCTCCGACGTGCTGGCCGAACGGCGGGCTTACATCGCCGACACCTACCGGGTGGCCGTGGAGGAGGACAACCGGCTGCTGGTGGAAAAGGCCGACGTGCTGGTCCTGGCCGTCAAGCCCCAGGTCACCGCGCCGGTGCTGCAGTTCGCCGGGGCGGGAATGGGACCCAACAAGCTGCTGGTCTCGATTGTGGCCGGTGTCCCGGTGTCCGCCATCGCCGCCCTGGTGGCGGCCGGCACCCGGATCATCCGCACCATTCCCAACACACCTTTGATGGTCATGGCCGGCGCCGTCGCGATTGCCGAAGACAGCCCGGCCCTGCCGGCCGACTTCGCCCTGGCGCGGCGCATTTTCGACGCCTGCGGGCGGACGGTGATGATCGAGGAGAAGCTGATGGATGCGGCCACCGGTCTTTCCGGCTCCGGGCCGGCCTATGTATTCCTGATGATCGAGGCGTTGGCCGACGGCGGGGTCAAGGCCGGGCTGACCCGCGAGGTGGCGCTCACCCTGGCCGCCCAGACACTTTTGGGCGCCGCCCGGATGTGCCTCACCTCCGGCCGCCACCCGGGTCAGCTGAAGGACATGGTCACCTCACCCGGTGGGACCACCATCGCCGGGATTCACGCCCTGGAGGCCGGCGGGGTGCGCGCGGCGCTGATGAACGCCGTCGAAGCCGCCACCCGGCGCTCCAAGGAGCTTGGCAAATTGTCTTAA